In Rutidosis leptorrhynchoides isolate AG116_Rl617_1_P2 chromosome 2, CSIRO_AGI_Rlap_v1, whole genome shotgun sequence, one genomic interval encodes:
- the LOC139888709 gene encoding uncharacterized protein: MGIKHLRAYVDSQIVAQQVNGAFEAKHMSMKRYLQQVEKISKNYESLEVVQISRNKNKKADVLSKLATLIFDDLHKKVLIEVLKEKSIDENMVVATVEEGGQCWMAPYIKYLQDGTLPEDITEARRIKISALLYVLENGVLYRKSYNGPNFRCLAPQKAIEVVRLMHEGLCAQHSGCRSIVAKATRPNP; this comes from the coding sequence ATGGGAATCAAACATTTACGTGCTTATGTTGACTCTCAAATTGTAGCACAACAAGTTAATGGAGCATTTGAGGCAAAGCACATGTCAATGAAAAGATATTTACAACAGGTTGAAAAGATTTCAAAAAATTACGAAAGTTTGGAAGTTGTGCAAATATCGagaaataagaacaaaaaagcaGATGTGTTAAGCAAATTGGCAACATTAATATTTGATGATTTGCATAAAAAAGTTTTGATAGAAGTTTTAAAAGAGAAGTCAATAGATGAAAACATGGTGGTGGCAACAGTTGAAGAAGGAGGACAGTGTTGGATGGCTCCCTATATTAAGTATTTACAAGACGGAACACTGCCAGAAGATATTACAGAAGCAAGACGGATAAAGATAAGTGCTCTGTTGTATGTGTTAGAGAATGGTGTGCTTTACAGAAAGTCGTACAATGGTCCAAATTTTAGGTGTTTAGCACCACAAAAAGCAATAGAGGTGGTAAGGTTGATGCATGAAGGTTTGTGTGCACAACATTCTGGTTGTAGGAGTATTGTGGctaaagcgacccgtcctaatccataa